From a region of the Pseudoxanthomonas sp. X-1 genome:
- a CDS encoding UbiX family flavin prenyltransferase: MRADPQQNPPLIVGISGASGVIYGVRLLQMLKALRIPSHLVMSRSAEITIAHETDLKIAEVKALATQVHAHQDIAAAISSGSFRTRGMIVAPCSMRSMSEIATGVTSSLLTRAADVVLKERRRLVLMVRETPLHTGHLRSMTQLSEMGAIIAPPVPAFYARPDSIDAMVDHTVGRVLDLFEIETGTVKRWRQGVDAEAER; encoded by the coding sequence ATGCGCGCAGACCCGCAGCAGAACCCGCCGCTCATCGTCGGCATCTCCGGCGCCAGTGGCGTGATCTACGGTGTGCGCCTGCTGCAGATGCTCAAGGCGCTGCGGATCCCTTCGCATCTGGTGATGTCCAGGTCCGCCGAGATCACCATCGCCCACGAGACCGACCTGAAGATCGCCGAGGTCAAGGCGCTGGCCACGCAGGTCCATGCGCACCAGGACATCGCCGCCGCGATCTCCTCCGGCTCGTTCCGCACGCGCGGCATGATCGTCGCCCCCTGCTCGATGCGCTCGATGTCCGAGATCGCCACCGGCGTGACCTCCAGCCTGCTCACCCGCGCCGCCGACGTGGTGCTGAAGGAGCGCCGCCGGCTGGTGCTGATGGTGCGCGAGACGCCGCTGCACACCGGCCACCTGCGCAGCATGACCCAGCTCTCGGAGATGGGGGCGATCATCGCGCCGCCGGTGCCGGCCTTCTATGCCCGCCCCGACTCGATCGATGCGATGGTCGACCATACGGTGGGACGGGTGCTGGATCTGTTCGAGATCGAGACCGGGACGGTGAAGCGGTGGCGGCAGGGGGTGGATGCGGAGGCGGAGCGGTAG
- a CDS encoding LysR family transcriptional regulator: MDLRQINYFLALYEEGSVTRAAQRMNVVQPALSMQIAKLERELEQKLFERTPKRMVPTAAGRTLHRLVTPIQRDLAAAMTHMANLSGTVSGEVSIGVLSSVTRSVIPGVLMAYSADYPDVRISIADGYSQTFIEWVNAGRLDVAVINRPARRLGLEMIPLLEEEMVLVGARGNAPPKIRSLGDVAALKLVLPSKRHGLRAELERHMAGLTVELEPQLEIDSTDSIADLVARSDWFTVLPSIAVHRQLLDGSLTGYSIGRSRITRHLVVIHQARHPLGPAAMLLVERLREALHDTREALDPILIRSSDKKNKD, translated from the coding sequence ATGGACCTGCGACAGATCAACTACTTCCTGGCGCTGTACGAAGAGGGCAGCGTCACGCGCGCGGCGCAGCGCATGAACGTGGTCCAGCCCGCGCTGTCGATGCAGATCGCCAAGCTGGAGCGCGAGCTGGAGCAGAAGCTGTTCGAACGCACGCCCAAGCGCATGGTGCCGACCGCCGCCGGCCGCACGCTGCACCGGCTGGTGACGCCGATCCAGCGCGACCTGGCCGCGGCGATGACGCACATGGCCAACCTGTCGGGCACGGTGTCCGGCGAGGTCTCCATCGGCGTGCTGTCCTCGGTCACGCGCAGCGTGATTCCCGGCGTGCTGATGGCCTACTCGGCCGACTATCCCGACGTGCGGATCTCCATCGCCGATGGCTACTCGCAGACCTTCATCGAATGGGTCAACGCCGGCCGCCTGGACGTGGCGGTGATCAACCGGCCGGCGCGCCGCCTGGGGCTGGAGATGATCCCGCTGCTGGAGGAGGAGATGGTGCTGGTCGGCGCGCGCGGCAACGCTCCGCCGAAGATCCGCTCGCTCGGCGATGTGGCCGCGCTGAAGCTGGTGCTGCCGTCCAAGCGCCACGGCCTGCGCGCCGAGCTGGAGCGCCACATGGCCGGGCTCACCGTCGAACTGGAACCGCAGCTGGAGATCGACTCGACCGACTCGATCGCCGACCTGGTCGCGCGCAGCGACTGGTTCACCGTGCTGCCCAGCATCGCCGTGCACCGGCAGCTGCTGGATGGCTCGCTGACGGGCTACTCGATCGGCCGCTCGCGCATCACCCGCCATCTGGTCGTCATCCACCAGGCGCGGCATCCGCTGGGGCCGGCGGCGATGCTGCTGGTCGAGCGCCTGCGGGAGGCGCTGCACGACACGCGCGAGGCCCTGGACCCGATCCTCATCAGATCCTCTGATAAAAAAAATAAAGACTGA
- a CDS encoding GMC oxidoreductase, translated as MTQVFDDVIVGGGSAGCVLANRLSAHPARRVLLVEAGIDTPPGQVPAALLDSYPMALFHGERYLWPGLSAATTHAADGRVLSRAYEQARVMGGGSSINVQAANRGLPRDYDAWAALGAEGWNWHGVLPYFRKLERDLDCDGPLHGHDGPIPIRRIRPQAFPPYAAAVAQALSASGLSMRLDQNGDFEDGLFPPAFSNQHDRRVSSAIGYLDAGVRARRNLEIRAGTRVVGLKFEGQRVVGVELERDGVREEARAGRVSLTAGALQSPALLMRAGIGDGQALAALGIPVVAHRPGVGRNLRDHPSLTLCQYLPRALRLPASYRRASFVAMRYSSGIEGGSASDMYLTASARAGWHALGQRLSLFFLWCNQPLSQGRVQLVSASPDDYPKVDLNLLSAPADLRRMMHGVRQLVRLVVCEALNPNIDDLFPAGFTPAIKKLSAVTRRNALLTGVLGALLDVPASLRQQVLRRVMNGGRSLESVLSDDARLEAFVRANVFGVWHASGTCRLGRADDPDAVVDPSGKVIGVDSLYVADASVMPRLPSANTNIPTIMIAEKIADGMRRNV; from the coding sequence ATGACGCAAGTGTTCGATGACGTGATCGTGGGCGGTGGCTCGGCCGGCTGCGTGCTGGCCAACCGGCTCTCCGCCCACCCCGCCCGTCGCGTGCTGCTGGTCGAGGCCGGCATCGATACGCCGCCGGGCCAGGTGCCCGCGGCGCTGCTGGACAGCTATCCGATGGCGCTGTTCCACGGCGAGCGCTACCTCTGGCCGGGGCTGTCGGCCGCGACCACGCACGCTGCCGATGGGCGCGTGCTGTCGCGCGCCTACGAGCAGGCGCGGGTGATGGGCGGCGGGTCGTCGATCAACGTGCAGGCGGCCAATCGCGGCCTGCCACGCGACTACGACGCCTGGGCCGCGCTGGGTGCCGAGGGTTGGAACTGGCACGGCGTGCTGCCGTACTTCCGCAAGCTCGAGCGCGACCTCGACTGCGACGGCCCGTTGCACGGTCACGACGGCCCGATCCCGATCCGCCGCATCCGGCCGCAGGCGTTTCCGCCGTATGCCGCCGCGGTGGCGCAGGCGCTGTCGGCAAGCGGTCTGTCCATGCGGCTGGACCAGAACGGCGACTTCGAGGACGGGCTGTTCCCGCCGGCGTTCTCCAACCAGCACGACCGGCGCGTGTCCAGCGCGATCGGCTACCTCGATGCCGGCGTGCGGGCGCGACGCAATCTGGAGATCCGCGCCGGCACGCGCGTGGTCGGCCTGAAGTTCGAGGGCCAGCGCGTGGTCGGGGTCGAGCTGGAGCGCGACGGCGTGCGCGAGGAGGCGCGGGCCGGGCGCGTGAGCCTGACCGCCGGTGCGCTGCAGTCGCCGGCGCTGCTGATGCGCGCAGGCATCGGTGACGGCCAGGCGCTGGCCGCGCTCGGCATCCCGGTCGTCGCCCACCGCCCCGGTGTGGGCCGCAACCTGCGCGATCATCCGTCGCTGACGCTGTGCCAGTATCTGCCGCGCGCCCTGCGCCTGCCGGCCAGCTATCGCCGCGCCAGCTTCGTGGCCATGCGCTACAGCTCGGGCATCGAAGGCGGCAGCGCATCGGACATGTACCTCACCGCCTCGGCGCGCGCCGGCTGGCACGCGCTGGGTCAGCGCCTGAGCCTGTTCTTCCTGTGGTGCAACCAGCCGCTGTCGCAGGGGCGCGTGCAGCTGGTCTCGGCCTCGCCCGACGATTATCCGAAGGTCGATCTCAACCTGCTCTCCGCGCCGGCCGACCTGCGGCGGATGATGCACGGCGTGCGCCAACTGGTGCGGCTGGTCGTGTGCGAGGCCCTCAATCCGAACATCGATGACCTGTTCCCGGCCGGCTTCACCCCGGCGATCAAGAAACTCAGCGCGGTCACGCGCCGCAACGCGCTGCTGACCGGCGTACTGGGCGCGCTGCTGGACGTGCCGGCGTCGCTGCGCCAGCAGGTGCTGCGGCGGGTGATGAACGGAGGGCGTTCACTCGAGTCGGTGCTGAGCGACGACGCGCGGCTGGAGGCGTTCGTGCGCGCCAATGTGTTCGGCGTGTGGCACGCGAGCGGCACCTGTCGCCTGGGCCGCGCGGACGATCCGGATGCGGTCGTGGATCCGAGCGGCAAGGTGATCGGGGTGGACAGCCTCTATGTCGCCGACGCGTCGGTGATGCCGCGCCTGCCCTCGGCCAACACGAACATCCCCACGATCATGATCGCGGAGAAGATCGCGGATGGCATGCGCAGGAACGTGTGA
- a CDS encoding MFS transporter: protein MSGTTTSPGGATGAAAPIPPRKVLLAAFASTFGWALDLFDLFLLLYVAPIVGRLFFPSHTPTLSLAAVYASFAVALLVRPLGSAIFGAYADRKGRKLALMVAMVGVGLATAAFGVLPTIEQVGLLAPVLFLVLRVVQGLFVGGIVASTHTIGTESIPPRYRGLVSGLVGGAGAGIGALMASFAYFVLSGIFPDAQFDQWGWRFMFFTGLISTAFGLIMFKFLEESPVWKQLQEAKASGKVAAAPKVSPLRRVFGREYRKVMLVNLLITFGGGATYYLTSGYLPTLLNLVAKVPHGESSHILMWGSVAVIVSALFFGWLSDKVGRKPSFIVAGLAALVGLPLLFHGVSGAAGSVDTVLLYAVAISLIGGAAIAPIMIFLNERFSTDLRASGTGLSWNIGFALGGTMPTFVSLASATPAQIPTVLAVFTGAIGLIYLIGAVVIPETRGRTL from the coding sequence ATGAGCGGAACCACGACCTCGCCAGGCGGGGCGACGGGGGCGGCTGCGCCCATTCCACCGCGCAAGGTGCTGCTTGCGGCCTTCGCCTCCACTTTCGGGTGGGCGCTGGATCTGTTCGACCTGTTCCTGCTGCTCTATGTCGCCCCGATCGTCGGCCGGCTGTTCTTCCCCTCGCACACGCCCACCCTGTCGCTGGCGGCGGTCTATGCCTCGTTCGCGGTGGCGCTGCTGGTGCGCCCGCTGGGTTCGGCCATCTTCGGTGCCTACGCGGATCGCAAGGGGCGCAAGCTGGCGCTGATGGTGGCGATGGTCGGCGTCGGCCTGGCCACCGCGGCCTTCGGCGTGCTGCCGACCATCGAGCAGGTCGGCCTCCTGGCGCCGGTGCTGTTCCTGGTGCTGCGCGTGGTGCAGGGCCTGTTCGTCGGCGGCATTGTCGCCTCCACCCACACCATCGGCACCGAGTCGATCCCGCCGCGGTATCGCGGCCTGGTGTCGGGCCTGGTCGGCGGCGCCGGTGCCGGCATCGGCGCGCTGATGGCCTCCTTCGCCTACTTCGTGCTGTCGGGCATCTTCCCCGATGCGCAGTTCGACCAGTGGGGCTGGCGCTTCATGTTCTTCACCGGCCTGATCAGCACGGCCTTTGGCCTGATCATGTTCAAGTTCCTCGAGGAATCGCCGGTCTGGAAGCAGCTGCAGGAGGCCAAGGCCAGCGGCAAGGTGGCCGCCGCGCCCAAGGTCTCGCCGCTGCGGCGCGTGTTCGGTCGCGAGTACCGCAAGGTCATGCTGGTCAACCTGCTGATCACCTTCGGCGGCGGCGCGACCTATTACCTGACTTCGGGCTATCTGCCGACCCTGCTCAACCTGGTGGCCAAGGTGCCGCATGGGGAGAGCTCGCACATCCTGATGTGGGGCTCGGTGGCGGTGATCGTCAGCGCGCTGTTCTTCGGCTGGCTCAGCGACAAGGTCGGGCGCAAGCCGAGTTTCATCGTCGCCGGCCTGGCCGCGCTGGTCGGCCTGCCGCTGCTGTTCCATGGCGTGAGCGGTGCGGCCGGTTCGGTCGACACGGTGCTGTTGTACGCGGTGGCGATCTCGCTGATCGGCGGCGCGGCGATCGCGCCGATCATGATCTTTCTCAACGAGCGCTTCTCCACCGATCTGCGCGCCAGCGGCACCGGCCTGAGCTGGAACATCGGCTTCGCCCTCGGCGGAACCATGCCGACCTTCGTGTCCCTGGCCAGCGCCACGCCCGCGCAGATCCCCACGGTGCTGGCGGTGTTCACCGGTGCGATCGGCCTGATCTACCTGATCGGCGCGGTGGTCATCCCCGAGACGCGCGGCAGGACGCTTTAG
- a CDS encoding aldehyde dehydrogenase family protein, which produces MTRSPAMHWIDGKAVGTAFLPSQDPANGQVLGEYADGGAAEAQAAIDAARHAFDQGAWAASPRLRQRVLLDWAAALQARAGELAELLTLENGKVIAQSRGEVAGAISEIEYYAGLARHIPGHVLEPEPGVLSTVLREPAGVAGIIVPWNAPAVLLVRALGPALAAGCTVVVKPAAQTTLFNAAILAPLLRHPQLPAGVVNVFSEAGSAGASLLATSHAVDVICFTGSTAVGKTIMRNAADSMKKLSLELGGNSACLVFPDADLDAVAPKLAAAATILSGQQCTAARRVLVHQSRLSEMKQALTGALEALRLGPGIDPASQIGPLIDRRSRDAVAAQVAQACEEADQVLLRGGVPEGALAEGAFFKPALVYHRDSGAGFVQDEIFGPFLVLESFEDEAEAIARANHTVFGLSASVWTHDGARALRVARALRNGTVWINEHNRLLAEVETGGYRQSGLGRLHGYDALADFTEIKHIYQAPGVAGATP; this is translated from the coding sequence GTGACCCGTTCCCCCGCCATGCACTGGATCGACGGCAAGGCCGTCGGCACCGCCTTCCTTCCCAGCCAGGACCCGGCCAACGGCCAGGTCCTCGGCGAGTACGCCGATGGTGGCGCCGCCGAGGCGCAGGCCGCCATCGACGCGGCGCGCCACGCCTTCGACCAGGGCGCCTGGGCCGCCTCGCCGCGCCTGCGCCAGCGCGTGCTGCTGGACTGGGCCGCCGCCCTGCAGGCACGCGCGGGCGAACTGGCCGAACTGCTGACGCTCGAGAACGGCAAAGTCATCGCGCAGTCGCGCGGCGAGGTGGCCGGCGCGATCTCCGAGATCGAGTACTACGCCGGCCTGGCGCGCCACATTCCCGGCCACGTGCTGGAGCCCGAGCCCGGCGTGCTGTCCACCGTGCTGCGCGAGCCGGCCGGCGTGGCCGGCATCATCGTGCCGTGGAACGCGCCGGCGGTGCTGCTGGTGCGCGCGCTCGGCCCGGCGCTGGCCGCCGGCTGCACGGTGGTGGTCAAGCCCGCCGCGCAGACCACCCTGTTCAACGCCGCGATCCTGGCCCCGCTGCTGCGGCATCCGCAGCTGCCGGCCGGCGTGGTCAACGTCTTCAGCGAGGCCGGCAGCGCGGGCGCTTCGCTGCTGGCCACCTCGCACGCGGTGGACGTGATCTGCTTCACCGGCTCGACCGCGGTGGGCAAGACCATCATGCGCAACGCCGCCGACAGCATGAAGAAGCTCTCGCTCGAGCTCGGTGGCAACTCGGCCTGCCTGGTGTTCCCGGATGCGGACCTGGATGCGGTCGCGCCGAAGCTGGCCGCGGCCGCGACCATCCTCTCCGGCCAGCAGTGCACCGCGGCGCGGCGCGTGCTGGTGCACCAGAGCAGGCTCTCGGAGATGAAGCAGGCCCTGACCGGTGCGCTGGAGGCCCTGCGCCTGGGTCCCGGCATCGACCCGGCCTCGCAGATCGGCCCGCTGATCGACCGGCGTTCGCGCGATGCGGTGGCCGCCCAGGTCGCCCAGGCCTGCGAGGAGGCCGACCAGGTGCTGCTGCGCGGCGGCGTGCCCGAAGGCGCGCTGGCCGAAGGCGCGTTCTTCAAGCCCGCGCTGGTGTATCACCGCGACAGCGGCGCCGGCTTCGTCCAGGACGAGATCTTCGGCCCGTTCCTGGTGCTGGAGTCGTTCGAGGACGAGGCCGAGGCCATCGCGCGGGCCAACCACACCGTGTTCGGCCTGTCGGCCAGCGTGTGGACGCACGACGGTGCGCGCGCCCTGCGCGTGGCGCGTGCCCTGCGCAACGGCACGGTGTGGATCAACGAGCACAACCGGCTGCTGGCCGAGGTGGAGACCGGCGGCTATCGCCAGAGCGGCCTGGGCCGTCTGCATGGCTACGACGCCCTGGCCGACTTCACCGAAATCAAGCACATCTACCAGGCGCCCGGCGTGGCCGGCGCCACGCCGTGA
- a CDS encoding AMP-binding protein, whose protein sequence is MLDLGTSFLASVERDPKALAIVDGDTRLTYAAWYRAISSVVAALEAAGVRHGDHVVSVLRNRWEAATLHWACQFAGVILTPLNWRATAEDVGFCVHDAEARVIVYEDAPSRSIAAAGLDESVLHVTLDIDRPGAQRFASWLATDAPPATPRATAEDWSLMLYTSGTTSKPKGVPRRHRAERAAAIAHVAQNRYGNGERTLGVMPLYHTMGVRSLLASAIINGVFVCLPKFDAARALALIAQEKIDNLYLVPTLYHDVVHHPDFAGTDVSSVRKLGYAGASMTDGLLKKLDEAFNPDLFVNHYGSSEVYTFTIEDDAAGKPGSAGRSGINQMVRVVKLEASTGEERAAVNEEGQIIALLAGDEAFEGYWRRPDADAKALRNGWYFTGDTGYVDEEGDLFVTGRVDDMIISGGENVSPVEIESHLSLHPKVDEVAVVGLPDERWGSVVTAFIKASAPVTTEELDAWCRDSKLANFKRPRNFVFVQDIPKSPVGKLLRRKLTAGEYVPAP, encoded by the coding sequence ATGCTTGATCTCGGCACCAGTTTCCTGGCCAGCGTCGAACGCGACCCCAAAGCCCTGGCCATCGTCGATGGCGACACGCGCCTGACCTACGCGGCCTGGTACCGGGCCATCTCCTCGGTCGTCGCCGCGCTGGAAGCCGCCGGCGTGCGCCACGGCGACCATGTGGTCAGCGTGCTGCGCAACCGCTGGGAGGCGGCCACGCTGCACTGGGCCTGCCAGTTCGCCGGCGTGATCCTGACCCCGCTCAACTGGCGCGCCACCGCCGAGGATGTGGGCTTCTGCGTGCACGACGCCGAGGCGCGCGTGATCGTGTACGAGGACGCGCCCTCCAGGTCGATCGCCGCCGCCGGCCTGGACGAATCGGTGCTGCACGTGACCCTGGACATCGACCGTCCCGGCGCGCAGCGCTTCGCCAGCTGGCTGGCCACGGACGCGCCGCCGGCCACGCCACGGGCCACGGCCGAGGACTGGTCGCTGATGCTCTACACCTCGGGCACCACCTCCAAGCCCAAGGGCGTGCCGCGCCGCCACCGCGCCGAGCGCGCCGCGGCCATCGCCCATGTCGCGCAGAACCGCTACGGCAACGGCGAGCGCACCCTGGGGGTGATGCCGCTGTACCACACGATGGGCGTGCGCTCGCTGCTGGCCAGCGCGATCATCAACGGCGTGTTCGTCTGCCTGCCCAAGTTCGACGCGGCCCGCGCGCTGGCGCTGATCGCCCAGGAGAAGATCGACAACCTCTATCTGGTGCCCACGCTGTACCACGACGTGGTCCACCACCCGGACTTCGCTGGGACGGATGTGTCCTCGGTGCGCAAGCTCGGCTATGCGGGCGCGTCGATGACCGATGGCCTGCTCAAGAAGCTCGACGAGGCGTTCAATCCGGACCTGTTCGTCAACCATTACGGCTCCTCCGAGGTCTACACCTTCACCATCGAGGACGACGCGGCCGGCAAGCCGGGCAGCGCCGGACGCTCGGGCATCAATCAGATGGTCCGCGTGGTCAAGCTGGAGGCGAGCACGGGCGAGGAGCGCGCCGCGGTCAACGAGGAAGGCCAGATCATCGCGCTGCTGGCCGGCGACGAGGCCTTCGAAGGCTACTGGCGCCGCCCGGACGCAGACGCCAAGGCGCTGCGCAACGGCTGGTACTTCACCGGCGATACCGGCTATGTGGACGAGGAGGGCGACCTGTTCGTCACCGGCCGCGTCGACGACATGATCATTTCCGGCGGCGAGAACGTCTCGCCGGTGGAGATCGAGAGCCATCTCTCGCTGCATCCCAAGGTCGATGAGGTGGCCGTGGTCGGCCTGCCCGACGAGCGCTGGGGCAGTGTGGTTACTGCCTTCATCAAGGCCAGCGCGCCGGTCACCACGGAAGAGCTCGACGCCTGGTGCCGCGACTCCAAGCTGGCCAACTTCAAGCGCCCGCGCAACTTCGTGTTCGTGCAGGACATCCCCAAGTCGCCGGTCGGCAAGCTGCTGCGCCGCAAGCTCACCGCGGGCGAATACGTCCCGGCTCCTTGA
- a CDS encoding enoyl-CoA hydratase/isomerase family protein, with amino-acid sequence MSKTIETLDGFRIEVDPDAQRGDIVLDRAPFNTISMDQRDALRLAFERLDADERVRVIVLRAEGEHFSSGGYIMGFLEASPEHVSHLAWNIAAPARAGKPVIAANRGYTFGVGFEISLACDFRIVSETVEYALPEQKLGQIPGSGGSARLQKIVGITRTKDIVMRSRRIKAQQAYDWGIATELVADGDLEAATDALVKELIGFSPLAQRTAKKLLNDTEDASLSIAIELEGHCYSRLRSSDDFREGVEAFHAKRKPNFRGS; translated from the coding sequence ATGTCCAAGACCATCGAAACCCTCGACGGCTTCCGCATCGAAGTCGACCCCGACGCGCAGCGCGGCGACATCGTGCTGGACCGCGCGCCGTTCAACACCATCAGCATGGACCAGCGCGACGCGCTGCGCCTGGCGTTCGAACGGCTCGACGCCGACGAGCGCGTGCGCGTGATCGTGTTGCGCGCCGAGGGGGAGCACTTCTCCTCCGGCGGCTACATCATGGGTTTCCTGGAGGCCTCGCCGGAGCATGTCTCGCACCTGGCCTGGAACATCGCCGCCCCGGCGCGCGCCGGCAAGCCGGTCATCGCCGCCAATCGCGGCTACACCTTCGGCGTGGGCTTCGAGATCTCGCTGGCCTGCGATTTCCGCATCGTCTCCGAGACCGTCGAATACGCGCTGCCGGAGCAGAAGCTCGGCCAGATCCCGGGCTCGGGCGGGTCGGCGCGCCTGCAGAAGATCGTCGGCATCACCCGCACCAAGGACATCGTCATGCGCTCCAGGCGCATCAAGGCGCAGCAGGCCTACGACTGGGGCATCGCCACCGAGCTGGTCGCCGACGGCGACCTGGAAGCGGCCACCGATGCGCTGGTCAAGGAACTGATCGGCTTCTCGCCGCTGGCCCAGCGCACCGCCAAGAAGCTGCTCAACGACACCGAGGATGCCTCGCTGTCCATCGCCATCGAGCTGGAAGGTCATTGCTACAGCCGCCTGCGCAGCTCGGACGACTTCCGTGAGGGCGTCGAGGCCTTCCACGCCAAGCGCAAGCCGAACTTCCGGGGCAGCTGA